Below is a window of Streptomyces sp. ITFR-16 DNA.
CGGCGACGACGGTGGAGATCCACACCCGGTTGGCGCCGGTAGCGATCTGCCGGTCGGCCCGCCAGAGGTTCGGGTCGGGTGTGTAGCTCCGGACGGCGTCGTTGATCCGGCCGAGCCGCTCCTCGCCGAGCACGTCGTACAGCAGTACGGCCGTGTCGTTGAGCGCGAGCGCGGCGCCGATCTCCCAGTCCCAGTCGTTGTCGAACCGGGTGTGCCCGGGGCCGTAACGGTGCGTCAGCATCCAGTCGACACCGGCCAGGAGCAGGTCCCGCAGGGCGGTGTCGCCGTACTGGCCCGTGCCGGGGACGGCCCACGCGGTCGCGGCCGCCGCCAGGCGCTTGAACGACGTCGTGACGTGGTTGGAGAGCGTGGTGCTGGTCAGGTCGGGGAACAGTCCGTCGGTACGGGACGGGTCCAGGCCCTTCGCGGCGGTCGTCGCGGCCTTGCCGACCCGGGCCACGGCGGCGGCGATCCGGGGGTCCGCCGGATCGAGCCCCGGCCCGCCGGTGAGCAGGGTGTGCCACCGGACCCGCAGCGAGGCGGGGTCGTCGACCGGGTCCTCGGCGTGAGCGCTGCCCGCCGCGAGCGTGAGCGGCAGGGCGGCGGTCGCGCCGAGCGCCGCCGCACCGGCGAGGACGGTGCGCCGGGTGGTGCCGGTGGTGCCTCGGGTGGTGCCTGGGTTCATGGGGCGGCCCTCACAGAAGGTGTCGGCGGTCGACGGCCGCGGCGAGCGCCGCATGGCCGGCAGGATTGGGGTGGAGCCCGTCGCCGCTGTCGTACGCGGGCCGCATCCGCTCCGGGCGGTCCGGGTCGCGCAGGGCGGCGTCGAAGTCGGCGACGGCGTCGAAGACCCGGCCGGTCCGCACGGCCGCGTTGATCCGCCGGCGCACCGCCTCCAGCTCGGGCGTCCAGCGGGTCCAGCCGCCGAACGGGGCGACGGTCGCGCCGACCGCCCGCAGTCCGGCGTCCCGGGCCCGCAGCACCAGCTGCCGGTAGCCGGCCAGGACGAGCTCCGGGTCGGTCTGGCTCGGCGGCTGCTGGAGGTCGTTGACCCCGAGGTGGACCAGAACGGTCCGCAGCCCGGGCAGGGACAGCACATCGCGGTCGAAGCGGGCCTGTCCGCCGGGCCCGAAGCGGGCGTCGTCCAGCAGGACCCGGTTGCCGCTGATCCCCAGATCGGCGACGGCGGCCCCGGGCAGGCGGCGGGCGAGCCGGTCGGGCCAGCGCATGTCCGAGTCGTCCGGTGTGCCGACGCCCTCCGCGATGGAGTCGCCGAGCACCGCGATCACCGGCCCGTGCGCGCCCGTCACCTCGACACCCGTGAGCAGATACACCGACGTGGTGCGCTCGCCGTCGAGGTCGTGCGAGGCGTGGGTGTTGCGGTGGAAGGACAACGGGCCGGTCGGCCCCGGAAGTTCGGTCCGCACGGTCAGCAGGGACGCCTCGGCGGCGTGCAGTCCGGCGACCGCGTCACTGGTGAGCGAGGCGCCGGCGGCCAGCCAGGCCTGCCGCCGCCCGCCGAACGTCACGGGCCTGCCGCCCGCGGTGACCGGACCGATCAGGACCGGCACCGTCCCGAAGGCGTGCCCGTACCGCAGCCGTACCCGTCCGCCGGCCGACAGCCGTACGCGCGCGGTGAAGGTGCCGTTCGTCAGCCCGGCGCTCGCCACCGCGTCGGTGTCGGTCGGCGCGGTCTGCGCGGTTGCCCAGGACGTCGTCCAGCGCGAGCGGCGCCCGGTGGCCGGGGCTTCGGCGGCCCGCGCGTCCGGCGCCGCCACCGCCACGGCGGCGAGACCGGCGGCCGCCGTCAGTACCCCGCGTCTCGCGGGCCCCCGGCCGGTCACTGGGGGCACGCCCCGGTCGGGTCGTACGCACTGCCGTACGTGCCCACGGCGTCGCCGCCGGTGTTCCCGCTCATGGTGTTCGCGCAGACGGGGCCCTGCGGGGTGCGCATGAACTTGATGCCGCCGCCGGCGTTCCCGGTGATCGTGTTGCCGTAGACGCCGGTGCCGGTGCCGTCGGTCTCCGTGTCGCCGCCGAGCCGGATGCCGGCCCCCGCGTTGTCGTGGATGGTGTTGTAGCGGAAGATGTTGCCGCTGCCGCGCGCGTCGAGCCCGCCGGAGCTGGGGTCCTTCTGTTGACTGCAGTCGTTGTACTCGACGTAGTTGTCGGTCGAGTTCTCCTTCACGTCCACGCACTCGTTGCCGCGGGTGGCGATCGTGTTGTGGTGGATGCGGTTGTTCCTGCTGATGTCGGGGGCCGCGTCCGGCGCCCCGTTCGCGCCCTGCTGCTCGGGGGCGGTGCCGAGGTAGATGCCCTCGCCGTTCTTGCCGCCGCCGCCGAACTTGAAGTCGGCGACCCCGCAGTCGGTGATGGTGTTCTCCGAGATGTCGGCGCCGGTCACCAGATAGCGCACCCGCAGGCACTCGTCGGCGGCGTTCTTCAGCGTCATCCCGGTGATGCGCAGACCGCCGACCCCGTTACCGGGAGTCGTGCTCATGACATATATGAGCTTGAGGCGGTAGTCCGACACATCGCCGGACGAGCCGTGCAGCCCGTCCACGGTGAAGCCGCTCAGCGTCGTCGAGTCGTGCCGCACCTGAATGATCCGGGCGTCACCGGCCCCCTTCACCACGGCGTTCGCCGGACCGGTGATCGTGACCCCGGCGCGCACCGTCACGACGTCCTGCCGGTACGTCCCCGCCGCCAGGTTCACCACGGCACCGGCCGGGGCCAGATCGACCGCCTTCTGGATCGTGGCGAACGGCGAGCCGGCCGATGTGCCGGAGTTGGTGTCGCTGCCGGACGGGGCCACGTAGTACGCGGTCGCGGCGGGAGCGGCCACCGACGGCGGGGGGAGGACGAGCGGGGCGCCGACGGCGAGCGCGGCGACGAGGGCGGTACGCAGTGCGTGGCTCATGGGGTGTGCCTCCTGGGATCGGCGAAGGACAGAGCGAGCAGTACGGGAATGCTGGGGCCGAGCAGCAGGGGCCCCAGCGGGACGACGAGGGAGAGGAGCACGGCGGAGACCACCGCGCCGAGCAGGGCCGTGCCCCGGGCCGCCGAGCCGAAGCCGAGGACCAGTGCGCCACGCGTCCAGTCGCGGACGGTGCCGCCCGGCGCCCGGCCCGCCTCGGCGGCGAGCGCCACATGGTGGATGACCAGCACCGCCGCGATGCCCGCCTGGGCGGCGAGCAGCACAAAGGTCCAGGGCTCCGAACGGCCCAGCAGATGGACGATGTCGGCGGCGAGCACGCCCCCGGCGGCCGTGGACAGCAGCGCGTGCCGCCACAGGGCGCGCCAGTACCGGGGGAACGCGGTGACGGTGTGGACGAAGCAGCGGCTGTCCCCCTCGGCCCGCCACCGCTGGAGCCCGTGGGCCATCGCGGCGAGCGCGGGCAGCCAGGTCACCACCCCCAGCGACAGCAGGGCGAACGCGGCCCCGGCAGCCGCCGGATAGGCCACGAACTCCAGCCGCCTCAGGAGCGTCGGCCAGCCGGACGAGAGAGTTGCCCGCATGGGTCAGCCGGCCTTTCCTGTGTACGGTTGCGTCACGTCGAGGAGCACCCGCCCGTCCAGCTCCAGCCGGGTCGCGGCCACCACGTACGGGTCACCGCCCTCGGTGAGCAGGACGGCCGCCGCGTCGGCGACGACCCCGGCGGCACGGATCCGCCGGGCGACGGGGGAGAGCAGCACGGTCTCCGTCCCGAGCGACACGCCCTCGCCCTCCGCGCACGGGACGCGGGTGGCGTCCGTGTCGGTGCCGGGCACGATCGCGGTCAGGAACAGCCCGTCGGACGCCCGCTCCGTGGTCGCGCGCAGCGTGTGCAGGGTGCGGGTGAGACGCAGGTCCGGGGTGCTCGACGTCGGGTTGGCCTCCACCTCGGTGACCTCACCGGCCACCCGGGCGCGGGCCGGCGCGAACTGCCGCAGCCGGGCCGAGGCCGCGCCGGAGCGGATCAGCCGGCTGCCGTCCGGCTGCCGCTCGGTGGGCCGGTCGGTCTGCAGCAGGAACGTCCACTCCCGCGCGCTGTCCGCCTCGGCGAGATCCAGCAGGACGAGCCGCCCCGACGGGGTGAACACCAGGGTCCGGTCCAGCCGCCGCACCCCGAGCGCGGGGTCGTACATCGCGGCGATCTCCGCCGTGGAGTGCGCCCATCCGCAGTCGTCGGCGACGAGCACATCGCGCTGCCGGGCCTGCCGCTCGAAGGGGATGTCCCGGTAGACGTGGTACCGGTCCTCGTCCGCGTACCCCTGCCCGTCCACCAGCAGCAGATTGTGGTGCGCGGCCTTCTTGCGGTTGCTGTAGCCCTCGTCCACCGCGAGGAACGCCCCCTGGGAGACCAGCACGAACGCACCGGAGTCGGGGTGGTGGTGGCCCTGGTTGAGGGTGTCCCAGCCCTTCTCCACCCGGTGCTTCTCCGCGGTCTCCCACGCCCGGTGGCCCCCGCCGGGACTGGCCTTGAAGGAGACCAGTGTGGCGTCTTCGTCCCAGCCGGTGCGGGCGGCCAGCAGCCCGAGGTCCGGGAAGAACGCCCGGGTCTCGGTGGGCCGGGCGGCCGGCACGGACGGGTCGTACCAGAGGTATTCGAGATAGGCCTCGGGCAGGATGCCCGGCCGCACCCCGCTCTCGGCCGCCTCCTGCCACAGCAGTTCGCCCGATGCCAGATCGCCCATCCACTGGGCCTCGGGAATCGCGTACTGGGCGGCGAGCCGGTAGTAGAGCCCCGCGCTGTGACCGCTGCGCCGGTCGTGGCAGTCGCCGTGGTCGACGTTGAACGCGAAGCCCGGCGCGGTCTGGTGGAGCCGGTAGCGGAAGGTGCGGGACATGAAGCCGCCCCGGTCCCACCAGTCGACGCCCTCCGCCTCCTTCAGGAGGTCCAGATGGATGGCGAGGAACGGCACGCCGTAGCGCCAGTAGACGACGCCCTCGGCGTGCGAGCCGTCCTCCGGCATCAGATCGAGGACGGTCCCGAGGTTGTCCTTGGCGCGCTCGGTCCACTCCTGCTTTCCCAGCACGTACCCGGCCGTCGCCAGGCCCGCGTAACAGATCCAGTTGTGGTTCTGCCAGTAGGACGACGACCACCAGCGGCCCTCGCTCTCCACCGCGAACTCGTACATCCGCCGCCCCTGGAGCAGCAGTTTGTACCGCAGCAGTGCCCGGACCTCGTCCGGCAGGGCGTCGCCGATCCACCGGTAGGCGAGCGAGAGGTGGTGCAGTAGCCAGCCGGCGTCCAGATCGTGGTCCGGCATATGGGCCCTGCCCCAGTGCGGCAGCCGCACCGCGGCCTCGATCCAGCGGATGCTCTCCGCCAGATGGGCCGGGCCGCCGCCGACCCGGTGGGCGAGCGCCGGGTTGGAGGCGGCGGGGCCGAGCCAGGTGATGCTGGCCGGCGGGTGCGTGTGCGGCGGGGTGAGCCCGCGGTGGCGGGCGGCCTCCTCGTACAGCCGCAGTTCCTGCGCGGGACGGGGTCCCGGCGGCGGAGTGGCCGAGAGCAGCATGGGTCAGTCCTCCGTCGGGAATCGCGCGGTGCTGCCGTCGGCCAGGCCGACCGTCAGCCCCTCGCCGTCCAGCCGTACATCGGTCACCGCGGGCCCGGCGGACGCCGCCTGGTAGACCGAGGCGAAGGTGACACGGTCGGTGTCGGCGGTGAAGTCCACCCGGGTCCGCACACGTTGCGGGTCGTCGGCCGGCCCCGGGCCCGGCCGGCTCACCGGGCGCACCGGTACACCGGCCCGGTGGGTGTGCCAGCCGTGCAGGGTCTCGTCGCCGTACCAGGTGGTGCGCGCCGCTCCGGCCTCCTGCACCTGTACGTCGAGCGCGGTGCCGGGCCGCAACTGCGCGGTGACGCGCCGCGCCTGATCGGCCGTCACCGTCAGCAGGTCGACCAGATATCCAGGGCCCGCCACGATCCGCCGCACCCCGCGCACCCTCTCGTACGCCGTGGTCACCTCGGCGGTGACCGAGCGGTCGTCGCGGGAGAGCAGCGCGCCCGTGCACTCCGCCTGCTCGGCGCCGTCCACCCGGAACGCCGGATGGGCCTCGGTCGACGCGTACAGATCGCGGAACCCGTCGTGGGCGTAGGGCACCTGGCCGGGGTCGGGCTGCCAGGGCGTGGTGTCGCCGTAGAGATAAAGAGACAGTTTGTCGCGGTGGCCGTGCGAACCGCCGTGCGGCCCGAAGTCCAGCAGCGCGTGAATGCCCGCGACCCGCAGCACCGCGTACCCGGCCTCGGTGAACAGCGTGAGCGCACCGGGTGCGGCACGCTCCGGCAGCGGCGGGCCGGTGAACCAGCCGTCCAGCTCCCGGTCCAGGCCGTCGTCGGCCCCGCCCAGCTCGGCGCGGGCCCGCGCGGCGACCGCGTCCAGCGCGGCGGACGGTACCAACTGCTGTGCCAGCGCCGCCAGTTCGAGCCATTCCAAGGCGAGCGGGGCGCGCAGGTACGGGCCGTCGTGCAGCGCGGGCAGAATGCCGCCCGGAGTGGCGATCGCCGCCAGCACGTCCGTCATCCCGGCCAGCACCCCCACCACATCGGCGGGCAGGGCCGCCGGATCGGTGCCCCGCAGCGCCAGCAGCGCGGCCCGCAGCACGAAGCCGTGGTAGTAGGTACTGCCCTCCCACTCCCAGCCGTCGTCGGCGACCGCGACCCGCAGATGCGCGTACAGCCCGCTGTCGCCCTCCAGCCACTCCTTGCGGCCGTCCCACTCCTGCCCGCGCACCACCGCGCCGGCCCGCCCGCAGGCGGCGCCCGCGGCGTTGAGCCACGCGGTGTAGTTCGAGGCCAGCTGCCCCTTGCCCACCAGCACGGCGCGGGCGTCCAGCGCGGCCCCCTCCAGCGCGTCCAGCAGGGGGAGCACCCCGGCGAGACCGTCCGTACCGCGCTCGGCCAGCGTCAGGACGGTGTGCCCGATGTTCACCGCCCAGATCGCGTCGGTCAGCGCCTGGTGGAAGAGCCGGCCCCGCAGCATCCAGCTCTGCGCCTCACCGTGCCGTGCGGTGGCCAGCTCCTCGTACAGCGCGGTGTACTCGACGAGCCGCGCCACCGCCTCGGCCCGCTCGCCCCGGTGGGCGAGCACCCGCAGATGCCGCGCCCACGCCTGGTGCGACAGCACCAGCCAGGCGCCGCGCACCGCCTCGTCGTCCACCCGGCAGCCGTACGCACACCGCGCACCGCCCTCGGGGAACACCCCGCCGAGCACATCGCCGTGATCCAGCTCCACCCCGTGCGCCGGGCAGACGTAGGCGTGCCACCAGCCGCCGCGCTCCCGGGCGATCCGCCTCAGCGCGGCCATACGCCACCGTCGATGTCCACCGTGGTGGCGGTGAGGAAACCGGAGGCGGGCGATGCCAGGTGGACGACGGCGGCGGCGACGTCCTCGGGGGTGCCGGCCCGGCCCACCGGGATGCCCGCTTCCATCGCCTGCTGCGCCTCGGGCGCGGTGAACGTGTCGTGGAAGGCGGTGCCCTTGATGAAGCCGGGGGCGACGGTGTTCACCGTGATGCCGCTGCCGCCGAGCTCCTTGGCCAGACCCTTGGTGAAGCCCCGGATGCCCGCCTTGGCGGCCGCGTAGGCGACCGAGCCGGGGCCGCCGCCGTTGTGCGCGGCCAGCGACGACATCGTGACGACGCGCCCGGCGGGGGACTCCTTCAGATGCGGCAGCGCGGCCCGCACCGTACGGAACGTCGAGGTCAGGTTGGTGTCGATGACCTGAGCGAAGTGCTCGTCGGACATCTCGGCGATCGTCGTCCGGCCGATCAGATGGCCCGCGTTGCAGACGAGCACGTCCAGCCCGCCGAGGAACCCGGTGGCCTCCTCGACACAGCGGTCGACCTCGGCCGTCACCGTCACATCGGCGCGGAACGCCTTGGCCCGCCGGCCCAGCGCCTCGATCGCGGAGACCGTCCGCGCGGCCTCGTCGGCCGAGGAGTGGTAGTGGACGGCGACATCGGCGCCGGCCTCGGCCAGGGCGACGGCGATGGCGCGGCCGATGCCGTGGCCCGCTCCCGTCACCAGGGCGCGGGAGCCGTTGAGATCAGCAGACATGGGGGGTAACCCTTTCGGTATCCGGTCGCAAAGGGCGGCCGGGACCGGTCACTTGAGACCGGCGGTTGCGAAGCCCTGCACGAAGTAGCGCTGGCCGATGAGGAAGAGCACGACCATGGGCAGGGTGGCGAGCGTGGTGCCCGCCATCAGGAAGTGCCACTGGGTGCCGTTCTCCGTCTTGAAGACGGACAGACCCACCTGGATGACCCGCAGGCTGTCCGTCCGGGTCACCAGCAGCGGCCACAGGAAGTTGTTCCACGACGACTCGAAGGTCAGCAGCGCCACCGTGGTGAGCGCGGGCTTGACCTGCGGCGTCATGATGCGGGCGTAGATGCGGAACTCGCCCAGGCCGTCGAGCCGGGCCGCCTCCTCCAGCTCGACCGGGAGGTCCAGATAGAACTGCCGGAAGAGGAAGACGGCGAACGGGGTGACCGCGCCGGGCACGATGAGCGCCCACCAGGAGTCCAGCCAGCCGCTGCCGCCCTGGCCGAAGAGGTCGTTCCCGCCGGCCAGCGGCATGAAGCGGACGATCAGGAACTCCGGCAGCACCTTGGTGTACGTCGGGATCATCAGCGCGGCGATGAACAGATAGAAGATGACCTCGCTGCCCCGGAACCTGATCCGGGCCAGCGCGTACCCGGCCATCGACGCCACCAGCACGTTGATCAGGGTGTGGCTGAAGGCGATGATGAAGCTGTTGCGGGCGTACGTGGCGAAGGGCGCGGCCTTCAGCGCGTCGATGTAGTTGCCGAACTCCCAGTGCTCCGGGAGCAGTCCGGCGTCCTGCGACGCGATCTCCACCGGCGTCTTGAGCGAGGTCAGCACCATCCAGACGAACGGCACCACCATCAGCAGCGAGATGACCGACAGCGTGAGGTAGAGCGCGATCCTGCCCACGGGGAGCGGCCTGCGCCGCGTCCCGGGGCGGGGCGTGTGCGCGGCCTGCGGCTTGTGCAGCTCAGTTGTGGCCACGGGTGCCTCCCATGATCCGCCGGTTGACCAGGGTGAAGCCCATCAGCAGGACGAACAGCACCAGGGACTGGGCGCAGGCGTAGCCGACGCGGAACTCCCGGAAGGCGGACTTGTAGATCTCATACGTCATCATCGTGGTGCTGTTGGCGGGTCCGCCGTCGGTGAGGATGTAGATCTGGTCGAACGACTGGAACGCGCTGATCATCGAGGTGATGAGCACGAAGAACGTCGCGGGCTTCAGCAGCGGCAGGGTGATCGAGAAGAACTGCCGCACCTTGGAGGCGCCGTCCACCGAGGCCGCCTCGTACAGCTCCTTCGGCAGGGACTGCAGCGCGGCCAGGTAGATGAGCATCTTCATGCCGATGCCCTGCCAGATGCCGACCAGGATCACCGAGGGCATCGCCCAGGAGGTGGACGACAGCCAGGCCGGGCCGTCGATGCCGACGAAGGACAGCAGGGTGTTGAGCAGCCCGTTGCCCGGGTTGTAGATCCACAGCCAGACCAGTGCGATCGCGACCGTCGCGGTGACCTGCGGCAGGAAGATCGCGGTGCGGAAGATGCCCCGTGCCTTCAGGCCGGTGTGCAGGGCCAGCGCCATCAGCAGACCCAGCATCATGCCGAACGGCACGGTGAAGAACGTGTAGACGACGGTGTTCACGATGGACTTGCGGAACACCGCGTCGTCCAGCATGTCCCGGAAGTTGTCGAGCCCCACGAACTGCGGCGGGGTCAGCACGTCGTACCTGGTGAAGGCCAGGGCCACCGAGGCGACGACCGGCAGACCGATCCAGAGCGAGGCGTGCAGCAGGGCGGGCGCCACCATCAGCATGCCGGCCCGCTGCCTGCGGCGCCCGGGACCCGTCGGTGTGCGGCGGGAGCGCCGCGTCACCGGTGCGGTGCTCTCAGGCGGGGAAGGCGGCCGCGCGGGCCGCGTCTTCAGTACGGATACAGCTCCCACGACGACGCCTCACATCCGGCCGATGGCGGCCTCGGCGAGCCGGCCGAGTTCCGCGATGGCGTCCTTCGCGGACTGTCCGCCCACGATCGCGGGCTCCAGCGTCGGCTTGATCTTCTCGCGGATCTCCATCCAGGCGGCGGTGCCCCCCTCCGAGCAGGCGTCGCCCATGCTCCGCAGGGAGAGGTCGACGAACTTGTTCTCCTTCACGTAGCCGGTGTCGTTGAGGTCCTTGAGCCCCGGCACCGAACCGCGCTGCTTGGCGGCGCCCAGGATCGATTCGGGGGTCGCGAGGTACTCCACCAGTGCGCGGGCCGCCGCGGGGTGCTTGGAACTCGCCGACTGCGTGACGAGCGTGCCGCCCTGGAGCATCGCCGGCCGGCGGTTGGCCAGTACGAACGCGCCGAGCGTGTCGTCCTTCATCAGATCCGGCGTCTGGTCGCGGACCTGGTTCCACAGGGCGCTGGTCGTCATCATCATCGACGCCTTGCCGGTCTGGACGTTGGAGGGGGCGCCGGCGTCCGTCTTCTTCGCGTAGTCGGCCGAGCCGTCCTTGATCAGGTCCTTGAAGAACTGCAGGGCCTCGACGCCCCGGCTGTCGGTGAACAGCACCTTCCTGCCGTCCGCGCTGAAGAGCTGGCCGCCGTTGGCGAAGAGGAACGTCTCCCAGCACTGGCGCAGATCGATGGAGAACGGGTCGAAGCCGATCCGCCCGTCCCTCGTCAGCTGCTTCGCCACGGCCCGCAGCTCCGCCCAGTCGGCCGGGGTCTTCTTGATGCCCGCCTCGGCGAAGTGGTCCTTGCGGTAGACGACGATGCGGGTGTCGAGGACCACGGGCAGCGCGTACAGCCTGCCGTCGTAGCGCGAGGGCTCCAGCACCCGCTTCTCGTAGTCGTGCGCGGTGGCGAACGACTCCGGGAGCGGGGCGATGGCCTTCTTGGCCGCGAACGGCGGGATCCAGCCGACCCCCATCATCAGCACGTCCGGCAGCAGGCCGCCGGCGAGACCCGTGGTGATCTTCTCGTTGAGCTGGGCGTACGTGGTGTAGTCGACGTTCACCTTGACGTCCGGATACTTCTTCCGGAAGCCGACGAGGAGTTCCTTCTCCAGCAGCGTCTTGCCGTCGGCGCCTTCGTAGATCGGGGTGAGCAGCGTGATCTCGCCCTCGGCGGGACCGTCGGCGGAGCCTGCGGCCGTGGAGCCGGTCCCGCAGCCGCCGAGTGCGGCAGCGGCCGTCCCGGCACCGATGGCCGCGAGCAGCGACCGTCGTTTGAGTTCCATTGGGCACCCCTTTTGAGGTGGAGGCAGTGGATCGATCCAGCGATGGCAACCCAGATCATGGCCGGGAAGCGCTGGTAAATCGATGCACTGATGCTAGGAACGCCCTGAGAGAGACGTCAACAGCTGATGCACAACAATTTTCGGGGAAGTTAACCGGTGTAACGGTGAAGAGAGTTCAGTAAATCGGTACACTAGTCTGGCTGAACACGTTCCGAACCGGAGGTGGCATGAGCGGGGTAACGATCCATCAGGTCGCGGAGGCTGCGGGGGTCTCCGCGAGCACCGTGTCGAACGTCCTCAACGGGCGTACGGACCGCATGCAGGCGGCCACCCTGGCCCGCGTGGAGCAGGTGATCGAACAGCTCAGCTACCGGCCCAACCGCGCCGCGCGCATGCTGCGCACCGGCAGGATCAAGGTCATCGGCCTGATCGTGCCGTCCGTCGCCAACCCCTTCTGGGGGGCGCTCGCCCGGGAGCTGGAGGCCATCGCGCTGGCCGAGGGCTATCACGTACTGCTCTGCAACAGCGAGCGCGATCCCGCCCGTGAGCTCAAGTACGGCGAGGAGCTGCTCGCCGACGGGGTGAGCGGGGTGGTGCTCTGCTCCTCGCTGCC
It encodes the following:
- a CDS encoding heparinase II/III family protein, which codes for MAALRRIARERGGWWHAYVCPAHGVELDHGDVLGGVFPEGGARCAYGCRVDDEAVRGAWLVLSHQAWARHLRVLAHRGERAEAVARLVEYTALYEELATARHGEAQSWMLRGRLFHQALTDAIWAVNIGHTVLTLAERGTDGLAGVLPLLDALEGAALDARAVLVGKGQLASNYTAWLNAAGAACGRAGAVVRGQEWDGRKEWLEGDSGLYAHLRVAVADDGWEWEGSTYYHGFVLRAALLALRGTDPAALPADVVGVLAGMTDVLAAIATPGGILPALHDGPYLRAPLALEWLELAALAQQLVPSAALDAVAARARAELGGADDGLDRELDGWFTGPPLPERAAPGALTLFTEAGYAVLRVAGIHALLDFGPHGGSHGHRDKLSLYLYGDTTPWQPDPGQVPYAHDGFRDLYASTEAHPAFRVDGAEQAECTGALLSRDDRSVTAEVTTAYERVRGVRRIVAGPGYLVDLLTVTADQARRVTAQLRPGTALDVQVQEAGAARTTWYGDETLHGWHTHRAGVPVRPVSRPGPGPADDPQRVRTRVDFTADTDRVTFASVYQAASAGPAVTDVRLDGEGLTVGLADGSTARFPTED
- a CDS encoding carbohydrate ABC transporter permease translates to MATTELHKPQAAHTPRPGTRRRPLPVGRIALYLTLSVISLLMVVPFVWMVLTSLKTPVEIASQDAGLLPEHWEFGNYIDALKAAPFATYARNSFIIAFSHTLINVLVASMAGYALARIRFRGSEVIFYLFIAALMIPTYTKVLPEFLIVRFMPLAGGNDLFGQGGSGWLDSWWALIVPGAVTPFAVFLFRQFYLDLPVELEEAARLDGLGEFRIYARIMTPQVKPALTTVALLTFESSWNNFLWPLLVTRTDSLRVIQVGLSVFKTENGTQWHFLMAGTTLATLPMVVLFLIGQRYFVQGFATAGLK
- a CDS encoding right-handed parallel beta-helix repeat-containing protein, which produces MSHALRTALVAALAVGAPLVLPPPSVAAPAATAYYVAPSGSDTNSGTSAGSPFATIQKAVDLAPAGAVVNLAAGTYRQDVVTVRAGVTITGPANAVVKGAGDARIIQVRHDSTTLSGFTVDGLHGSSGDVSDYRLKLIYVMSTTPGNGVGGLRITGMTLKNAADECLRVRYLVTGADISENTITDCGVADFKFGGGGKNGEGIYLGTAPEQQGANGAPDAAPDISRNNRIHHNTIATRGNECVDVKENSTDNYVEYNDCSQQKDPSSGGLDARGSGNIFRYNTIHDNAGAGIRLGGDTETDGTGTGVYGNTITGNAGGGIKFMRTPQGPVCANTMSGNTGGDAVGTYGSAYDPTGACPQ
- a CDS encoding ABC transporter substrate-binding protein, which codes for MELKRRSLLAAIGAGTAAAALGGCGTGSTAAGSADGPAEGEITLLTPIYEGADGKTLLEKELLVGFRKKYPDVKVNVDYTTYAQLNEKITTGLAGGLLPDVLMMGVGWIPPFAAKKAIAPLPESFATAHDYEKRVLEPSRYDGRLYALPVVLDTRIVVYRKDHFAEAGIKKTPADWAELRAVAKQLTRDGRIGFDPFSIDLRQCWETFLFANGGQLFSADGRKVLFTDSRGVEALQFFKDLIKDGSADYAKKTDAGAPSNVQTGKASMMMTTSALWNQVRDQTPDLMKDDTLGAFVLANRRPAMLQGGTLVTQSASSKHPAAARALVEYLATPESILGAAKQRGSVPGLKDLNDTGYVKENKFVDLSLRSMGDACSEGGTAAWMEIREKIKPTLEPAIVGGQSAKDAIAELGRLAEAAIGRM
- a CDS encoding SDR family NAD(P)-dependent oxidoreductase, with the protein product MSADLNGSRALVTGAGHGIGRAIAVALAEAGADVAVHYHSSADEAARTVSAIEALGRRAKAFRADVTVTAEVDRCVEEATGFLGGLDVLVCNAGHLIGRTTIAEMSDEHFAQVIDTNLTSTFRTVRAALPHLKESPAGRVVTMSSLAAHNGGGPGSVAYAAAKAGIRGFTKGLAKELGGSGITVNTVAPGFIKGTAFHDTFTAPEAQQAMEAGIPVGRAGTPEDVAAAVVHLASPASGFLTATTVDIDGGVWPR
- a CDS encoding GDSL-type esterase/lipase family protein, with protein sequence MTGRGPARRGVLTAAAGLAAVAVAAPDARAAEAPATGRRSRWTTSWATAQTAPTDTDAVASAGLTNGTFTARVRLSAGGRVRLRYGHAFGTVPVLIGPVTAGGRPVTFGGRRQAWLAAGASLTSDAVAGLHAAEASLLTVRTELPGPTGPLSFHRNTHASHDLDGERTTSVYLLTGVEVTGAHGPVIAVLGDSIAEGVGTPDDSDMRWPDRLARRLPGAAVADLGISGNRVLLDDARFGPGGQARFDRDVLSLPGLRTVLVHLGVNDLQQPPSQTDPELVLAGYRQLVLRARDAGLRAVGATVAPFGGWTRWTPELEAVRRRINAAVRTGRVFDAVADFDAALRDPDRPERMRPAYDSGDGLHPNPAGHAALAAAVDRRHLL
- a CDS encoding sugar ABC transporter permease; this encodes MTRRSRRTPTGPGRRRQRAGMLMVAPALLHASLWIGLPVVASVALAFTRYDVLTPPQFVGLDNFRDMLDDAVFRKSIVNTVVYTFFTVPFGMMLGLLMALALHTGLKARGIFRTAIFLPQVTATVAIALVWLWIYNPGNGLLNTLLSFVGIDGPAWLSSTSWAMPSVILVGIWQGIGMKMLIYLAALQSLPKELYEAASVDGASKVRQFFSITLPLLKPATFFVLITSMISAFQSFDQIYILTDGGPANSTTMMTYEIYKSAFREFRVGYACAQSLVLFVLLMGFTLVNRRIMGGTRGHN